The genomic region AAGTTCATTCTCCAACTGCCGGGCCGTCCCGGAACTTGATACTATGCTGTGCAAGCCGGAGATAGCGCCGCATGCTATCGTGACAAACATGATAGGCCATATAGGACCGATCTTGATCGAGAAACCCGTATAGGCAGGAAGGGTAAAGTTGGGGTGGAGTATGAAGATGCCGATTATTCCGAAAAAGAGCCCGAGGAAGACAATATAAGAGGCAACATAGTTGATAGGGAGTGCGAAGCGCCAGATAGGCAGGACTGCTGCGAAATAACAGAAGACGAATGCCGCGATCGCCCATACCCACCTGCTGTTTGCAAGGTCTGCCCCGATTATGCTATCGGAAGGAGCGATGGTACCGAACCATATACCTGCCATGGCAATAATAACGCAAACGATCGTGGTGAGGATAATGTCTTTCCTCCAGCGGTATATCATCTGGCCGGCAAGGACACCTCCGACAGTGAGAAACAGCCATGCCATGGGAGCGGCCTTCAACCCGATGGTGGTGCTCACCACGACATTCCCGAAGGCCCCGGCGATAAGGAGAAGGTAGAAATAGATGAAGGCAAGAAGAATAACCCTGGCCCTCGGTGAGATCAGCTTGTGGCTTAAACCTCCAAAGGAGGCGCCGTCGTTTCTCATCGCCACCATTGAGCTTGAGTAGTCCTGAACCCAGCCGATGAAGAAGGTGCCGGCGAGTATCCATATCAAAGCAGGAAGCCACCCCCACTGTATCGCAATAATAGGGCCGATAATAGGGGCCGCGCCGGCAATCGATTTGAACTGGTATCCGAAGAGGATGTTCTTGCTTGTCGGCATAAACTCCACGCCGTCCATGTACATCTTTGCCGGAGTAGCCCTCTTCGGGTCAGCTTTGATGATTTTTGAGTCGATATGTTTCGCGTAAAAACGGTAACCGATAAAAGCAACAACGAGACCTAAAATAAGAACCACCACAGAATTCATATTTCCCCCTTGTTAACTTTATTTGTTTGATAATTATCGTTATTGCATAGTTGCCAGATAACGTCAAGAAAATTTAACAGTTACCCGTCAGAGACGTTGATATTCCTTGATACGTCCCAAATGTCTTGATAATCTGAGGAGTTGTGTTTATAATAAGGCAGTTTATCGGGAAAAAGAAGCGATGTTCCCATGTATACCCCGGAGGAATTGATGAAAGTTCAGGTAGAAAACGTTGACAGCATAAGGAAAAAGGTAGAGGTGATCCTTCCTGATGAGAAGATAAACGAATTAAGGGAGACAATCTACAGCGAACTTCAAAAGCAGGCAAAGATAAAAGGTTTCAGGCCCGGCAAGGTACCCAGACCGATGATAATCAGTTATTATAAGGAATACATCGACGATGAACTGAAGAAAAGGATGGTCCAGGAGACGATGTATGAGGCCCTCGAAGAGGCGAAGATCAACCCCGTAGGGCAGCCTGTAGTGGATTTTGTCGATGAAACAGATAAACACGGCTATGTCCTTGAGTGTGAGGTGCTCCCGGACGTTGAGCTTCCGGCATATAAAGGCATCGAGGTCGAGGTTGAGCCGATCGGGGTTACCGACGATGACGTCGCGAAAAGGATAGATGGGCTGCAGCAGATGCACGCCGAGATAGTCACAAAAGAGGGCGACCGGGGGGCGCAGAAGGGCGACCTTGTTATCGTCAAATACCAGGGATATGAGAACGGGAAACCCATCAAGGACATTGCAACCGAGGCGTATCCGGTGGAGCTCGGGGCCTCTACGCTGATGCCTGAATTTGAAAATGAGCTCTTCGGGATGAAGGAGAACGAAGAGAAAGAGATAACGGTATCCTTTCCGGATGATTATCCCGATAAGGACATCGCGAAGAAGACGTTACAGTTTAAGGTAACCATGAAAGAGATCAAGGAAAAGCATCTCCCTGAAATAAATGACGAGTTTGCCAAAGATCTGAATTTTGAAAATATGGAGGCACTTCAGAAGAGTCTCAGGGATGAGATACTCAGGGAAAAAGAGAACGTGAGAAGCAAGGAGATCGCACAGAAGATCATGGATACGCTGATCGGCAGCGTTGAGATACCGGTCCCGAAGATATTGCTTGAGAAACGTGTCGATGCGATGATCGAAGACGCGAAATCAAGGTTCAAGGCTGACAGGTTGACCGCGGAAGAGGCGAGGGCGATCGAGGAGCGGTTCAGGAAGGATTTTGAAAAGAGCGCGGAGACACGCATCAAGACCGAGATCATGATCACGAAGATCTCGGAAAAGGAAGGCATAAACGCCGATGAGAACGACGTTCAGGAACGGATAAAAAAGATCGCAGAGGATGCCAAAAGGCCCTTCAACGATATCAGGGATTTTTACGAGCAGTATAATCTTCTGAGCGGTTTACGAAGCAGCATCATAGAGGAAAGGACCATTGGTTTTCTTCGTGATAATGCGATGATTAAGGAGAAATCATGAATCTTGTACCGATAGTCATTGAAAAAGACGGAAGAGGGGAACGCGCTTACGATATATACTCCCGGCTTTTAAAGGAAAGGATTGTCTTTCTCGGCACCAGCATCGATGACAATGTGGCAAACATCATTATAGCCCAGCTTTTATTCCTTGAATCCGAAGATCCCGCGAAGGATATCTTCCTTTATATCAACAGCCCCGGAGGATATTTGACCAGCGGCCTTGCGATCTATGACACCATGCAGTATGTCAAGCCGCCGATCGTCACAATGTGTCTTGGTCAGGCAGCAAGCATGGGAGCGGTTTTGCTCGCCGGCGGAGAAAAAGGCAAAAGATACGCCCTGCCGCATTCGAGGATACTGATACACCAGCCTCTTGGAGGCGCACAGGGGCAGGCCAGTGATATCGACATACAGGCAAAAGAGATCCTGAGGATGCGCAGCGAGATCAACAAGATCTTTACGAAACACACCGGTCAGTCTATAGAAAAGATTGCCGCTGATACTGAAAGGGATTTTTTCATGAACCCTGAACAAGCCATCGAATATGGTATTGTAGATCAAATCGTCGAGAAGAGGGTATAGCATGATTAAAAGAAACAACGGGAGAACGATCAAGTTAAACTGTTCCTTTTGCGGGAAGAGCCAGGATGAAGTGAAAAAGCTGATAGCGGGCCCCATGGTCTATATCTGCGATGAGTGTATAGAACTCTGCAACGAGATCATACAGGAGGAAGCGAAGAAGGAACGTTTCGACTACATCAAGACGTCCATACCGAAACCGCATGAGATCAGGAAGCTTCTTGACGAGTATGTTATCGGCCAGGACCATGCGAAAAAGGTCCTTTCCGTAGCAGTGTACAATCATTACAAAAGGATAGAGGCGAAGGCACATTTTGATGATGTGGAGATCCAGAAGAGCAATATCCTTCTCATAGGTCCTACGGGTTCCGGCAAGACCCTGCTTGCCCAGACGCTTGCGAAGATACTCCACGTACCGTTTACTATCGCCGACGCGACGACATTGACAGAGGCGGGATATGTCGGTGAAGATGTGGAAAATATCATCCTCTATCTCCTCCAGTCTGCCGATTATAACGTGGAGAGGACAGAGCGCGGTATTGTGTATATCGATGAGATCGATAAGATATCGAGGAAGACCGACAGCCCGTCAATTACAAGAGATGTTTCGGGGGAAGGGGTTCAGCAGGCGCTTTTGAAGATTATAGAGGGCACGGTAGCAAACGTTCCTCCAAAGGGAGGCAGAAAACACCCGCAGCAGGATTATATCAAGGTCAATACTTCAAATATCCTCTTTATCTGCGGCGGCGCCTTCCATAGCATAGACGGGCTTGTGGCAAGCAGGATCGGCAAGAAGGGCATCGGGTTTGGCGTTGATGTGGAAGGCGGGAGGGATAAGCGATATTCGGAATTGATACGGGAGGTTCAGCCCGAAGACCTCCTGAAGTACGGCCTGATACCTGAATTCATAGGCAGGCTGCCGATAACGGCCACACTTGATGAGCTCAGCGAGGAGAACCTCGTGGAGATCCTGAAAAGACCGAGAAACGCGATCGTTAAACAGTATAAAAAGCTCTTCGAGCTTGAGAATGTCAAACTTACCTTCACTGAAGGCGCGATCAGGGGCATTGCAAAAGATGCCATGAAGAAGAAAACAGGGGCCAGAGGTTTGAGGTCGATCATGGAGAAGGTCATGCTCGATGTCATGTACGAGATCCCGACGCTCTCCAATGTGAAGGAGTGCGTGGTCAGCGAAGAGGTCATCGTGAACCACGAGAGACCTATACTCATCTACGAGGAAGAGGCAGAGATTGCCTGAGGGTTTGACTTTTACCGGCGAACCTGATATATTGTGCCGGATTGGGCGGATAGCTCAGCGGGAGAGCATCGGCCTTACAAGCCGGGGGTCGCAGGTTCAAAACCTGTTCCGCCTACCATTTCAGCGGGGTCGTAGTTAAGCCTGGTTATAACGCCGGCCTGTCACGCCGGAGGCCGCGAGTTCAATTCTCGTCGACCCCGCCATTTTAAAAAAAGGCGCAATGAATTTTATTCTCTGCATCCATAATCATCAACCGGTCGGGAACATGGATTTTATCCTTGAGGAGGCATATGCGAAATCGTATATGCCTTTTTTTGATGTCCTGAAAGATTTTAAGGACATCAGGGTCAACCTCCATTTTTCCGGTTTTCTCTTCTCGTGGCTCTGTGAGCGCAAGCCTGAATATATCAAGCTCCTTAAACAATTAAAGAAGAGGGGCCAGCTGGAGATCATTTCCGGAGGCATGTACGAACCTGTCTTTTCCCTTTTGAGCGAGGAGGACGGGGTGGCACAGATAACAATGCACATGGATCTCATGGAAGATGTTTTCAATGAGAAACCAGCCGGTATGTGGCTCGCGGAAAGGGTCTATGAGCCATATATCCCAAAGGTTTTGCACAAGGCCGGGATAGCTTTCACCCTTGTAGATGACAATCATTTTAAGGCTGTCGGCCTCGACGAGAAAGACCTCTATGGTTATTTCATCACGGAATATGAAGGACATCCCCTTTCGGTCTTCCCCGGTCTTGAATTCCTGCGTTACGCGATCCCGTTCAAGCAGATCGATGCGCTCGACGGATACCTGAAGGGTGTAAAAGAACAAGGAGGGGATCTCGTTGTCTTTGGTGACGATGGTGAAAAATTCGGCCTCTGGCCGGGGACATTCGATTATGTCTATAAAGAAGGGTGGCTGCGGTCATTTTTCGAATACCTGACAGAAAACAGCTCGTGGCTGAAAACGACAACGTTCTCTGAATACATGAAGGCGAAACCGCCGGAAGGCCGGATCTACCTCGGATGTGAATCATATAAGGAGATGGGGGAATGGTCTCTGCCTGCCGGGATCTCAAAAGAGTATGGTGACCTGTTGAACGAGCGGGAAATACCATACAGACGTTTCCTGACAGGCGGCTATTTTAA from Syntrophorhabdaceae bacterium harbors:
- a CDS encoding carbon starvation CstA family protein; its protein translation is MNSVVVLILGLVVAFIGYRFYAKHIDSKIIKADPKRATPAKMYMDGVEFMPTSKNILFGYQFKSIAGAAPIIGPIIAIQWGWLPALIWILAGTFFIGWVQDYSSSMVAMRNDGASFGGLSHKLISPRARVILLAFIYFYLLLIAGAFGNVVVSTTIGLKAAPMAWLFLTVGGVLAGQMIYRWRKDIILTTIVCVIIAMAGIWFGTIAPSDSIIGADLANSRWVWAIAAFVFCYFAAVLPIWRFALPINYVASYIVFLGLFFGIIGIFILHPNFTLPAYTGFSIKIGPIWPIMFVTIACGAISGLHSIVSSSGTARQLENELDAHPVGGGVMFVEMMLALFALVIAGTIYASSAEYGDAIVKGPGGIFAAGVSKFLGAIGMPAALGRSYGSVMMIVLAITIMQLVIRFMRVATSELLSDVSPIFRNPHVGTFIACILGMVLVLTGWWQYLWVLFGGAN
- the tig gene encoding trigger factor — its product is MKVQVENVDSIRKKVEVILPDEKINELRETIYSELQKQAKIKGFRPGKVPRPMIISYYKEYIDDELKKRMVQETMYEALEEAKINPVGQPVVDFVDETDKHGYVLECEVLPDVELPAYKGIEVEVEPIGVTDDDVAKRIDGLQQMHAEIVTKEGDRGAQKGDLVIVKYQGYENGKPIKDIATEAYPVELGASTLMPEFENELFGMKENEEKEITVSFPDDYPDKDIAKKTLQFKVTMKEIKEKHLPEINDEFAKDLNFENMEALQKSLRDEILREKENVRSKEIAQKIMDTLIGSVEIPVPKILLEKRVDAMIEDAKSRFKADRLTAEEARAIEERFRKDFEKSAETRIKTEIMITKISEKEGINADENDVQERIKKIAEDAKRPFNDIRDFYEQYNLLSGLRSSIIEERTIGFLRDNAMIKEKS
- the clpP gene encoding ATP-dependent Clp endopeptidase proteolytic subunit ClpP encodes the protein MNLVPIVIEKDGRGERAYDIYSRLLKERIVFLGTSIDDNVANIIIAQLLFLESEDPAKDIFLYINSPGGYLTSGLAIYDTMQYVKPPIVTMCLGQAASMGAVLLAGGEKGKRYALPHSRILIHQPLGGAQGQASDIDIQAKEILRMRSEINKIFTKHTGQSIEKIAADTERDFFMNPEQAIEYGIVDQIVEKRV
- the clpX gene encoding ATP-dependent Clp protease ATP-binding subunit ClpX, producing MIKRNNGRTIKLNCSFCGKSQDEVKKLIAGPMVYICDECIELCNEIIQEEAKKERFDYIKTSIPKPHEIRKLLDEYVIGQDHAKKVLSVAVYNHYKRIEAKAHFDDVEIQKSNILLIGPTGSGKTLLAQTLAKILHVPFTIADATTLTEAGYVGEDVENIILYLLQSADYNVERTERGIVYIDEIDKISRKTDSPSITRDVSGEGVQQALLKIIEGTVANVPPKGGRKHPQQDYIKVNTSNILFICGGAFHSIDGLVASRIGKKGIGFGVDVEGGRDKRYSELIREVQPEDLLKYGLIPEFIGRLPITATLDELSEENLVEILKRPRNAIVKQYKKLFELENVKLTFTEGAIRGIAKDAMKKKTGARGLRSIMEKVMLDVMYEIPTLSNVKECVVSEEVIVNHERPILIYEEEAEIA